TAATTTGAACTTGATAAATGGGTGTATTTTGTCCAGTATATAAAATAATACGTGAAATTTTGCCCTGATAATTTTCCTTGATAATTTTTTGCAATTTTTTCTTTGAAATTAAATCTTTTTGTTTAATTCCTGCTAAATCAATTCTCTTCATTTGCAAAATTTTTCCGTCTTTCGATTCTACTTCGATATAATAAACTGCCCCATTTTTGGAAAGCTCCATTTCATATTTCGTGCCATTATTTTTAAATGTTTTGATCTCTCCCCCATACATTGTTTCAATATTTTTATACACTTCTTCAGTTGATTTGTTATTTGAATTTGACATATGACTCCACATAAATAATCCGATTAGAGCAGCGATAATTATTAATACCATGAACGATAGGAGTGTCCAATTTTTATATTTTCTCATGTTGCCCCTCCTCCTGCTCATTAAAAGTCAAGATCATGGTTGTACCGATTCCAACTGTACTTTTTACAGATAAGGAGATATGCAATTGTGCAGCAATTTCTGTTGCAATAGCCAGTCCAAGGCCAGTCCCCCCTGTTTTACGATTTCGATCCTGACTGACTCTATAAAAGCGTTCAAAAAGATAAGGTATATGTTCTTCTGCAATACCGTCTCCCTGATCTTTAATCTTCACAACAAGGGGATGATTAGATATATATACATGAATATCATCTTCACTATAGCGACGGGCATTTTCCAAGAAAATAAAGAACAATTGCTTTATTTTTTGTTCATCTGTGGTAATGAAAACTGGCCCTTTTCCGTGTAAATAAAAATTTCTATTATATGCTTGATGCATTTGCTGGAGTGTTTGATTTAATAAAGTATGAACATCCAATCTATTCATTTGTAAAGGTGCTCGTTCTTTATTTTTGGCAAGCTCTAGCATTTGTTGAATCATTTCAGACATTCGAATGGATTCACTCAAAATAGCTTCAACTGATTCAACTGCAACTTCTCTATTGTCAAAACCTCTACGTTTTAATAATCTAGCGTAACTTTCAATTACCGTTAAGGGCGTCTTTAATTCGTGGGAAGCATTTGAAACAAACTGCTCTTGCTTACGATAATTTTGTTCGAGTTGAGACATCATATCGTTGAAGGTTTGGCTCATTTCTCCTAGCTCATCCTTACCTTGCTTTGTAACATCAATTTTTTCGAATGTTCCTGATTTACTGCTCCGTTTCATCGTAGCTGTGAGACGTTGAATGGGTCTTAGAACAATTTCAGCAAGTGTCATACTAGACAACAATACGAGAATAGCTGCTAATACCGCCATTCCACTTAAAACTAGTTTTAATAGTGATAGGGTACTTGCTACACTTTCCATCGATTGCATCATTTGCACATATACGACTGAGCCATCCATCCAAATAACAGGTATTTTAAATGATAAAATGGTTTTCCCTTTATATGTTTCTACTAAATAATGGTCCTCTTGTAGTTTTGGTTTATAGTCTTCAATACCTTCCATCGATTGTACAGCTACCAGTGATTTTCCATGATCATCAACAATACGAATGGCACCATTCGATGGTATGTACGCCCGTAAAATTGTTGCTGGATCGTTAATCATACTTGTTTGGCTAATAGATGTTACAAGTTCTTGTGATTCATCTAATAATTGTTGATATTCTGTATCATATGCCATTTTTTCGTATAAAAAGTAAATCCCAATTGTTGTCAAAGTTAAAATGATGAGCATAAGTATCGTTGAAAAGATATGAATTTTTGTTTTTAGTTTCATGTCATTGTTCCTTTAATACATAACCTACTCCACGTACAGTTTGAATCAGTGGACGATTGCTTCCTTTATCTATTTTCTGGCGGACATATCGAATATAAACATCAACAACATTTGTATCTCCATAATAATCATAACCCCACACTCTATTTAAAA
This window of the Rummeliibacillus pycnus genome carries:
- a CDS encoding HAMP domain-containing histidine kinase; its protein translation is MKLKTKIHIFSTILMLIILTLTTIGIYFLYEKMAYDTEYQQLLDESQELVTSISQTSMINDPATILRAYIPSNGAIRIVDDHGKSLVAVQSMEGIEDYKPKLQEDHYLVETYKGKTILSFKIPVIWMDGSVVYVQMMQSMESVASTLSLLKLVLSGMAVLAAILVLLSSMTLAEIVLRPIQRLTATMKRSSKSGTFEKIDVTKQGKDELGEMSQTFNDMMSQLEQNYRKQEQFVSNASHELKTPLTVIESYARLLKRRGFDNREVAVESVEAILSESIRMSEMIQQMLELAKNKERAPLQMNRLDVHTLLNQTLQQMHQAYNRNFYLHGKGPVFITTDEQKIKQLFFIFLENARRYSEDDIHVYISNHPLVVKIKDQGDGIAEEHIPYLFERFYRVSQDRNRKTGGTGLGLAIATEIAAQLHISLSVKSTVGIGTTMILTFNEQEEGQHEKI
- a CDS encoding PepSY domain-containing protein; translation: MRKYKNWTLLSFMVLIIIAALIGLFMWSHMSNSNNKSTEEVYKNIETMYGGEIKTFKNNGTKYEMELSKNGAVYYIEVESKDGKILQMKRIDLAGIKQKDLISKKKLQKIIKENYQGKISRIILYTGQNTPIYQVQINQQHKKLKIHVDATTGEVLSETLIDSKTDNSIINKKEAEKIAKKKLNGTIQSATYFETSNGGYYLVEIETKGKVETFQIHAVSGKIMSITSN